In a single window of the Lebetimonas sp. JH292 genome:
- the panC gene encoding pantoate--beta-alanine ligase, with amino-acid sequence MKILSSPEEAIEYTKSLKGNIGFVPTMGALHEGHLSLIKKARNENDFVIVSIFVNPTQFLPGEDFNKYPRRMKADFEICRRAGVDAVFTPTPENMYNEDEILIKAPKVKGYILEGFFRPGHFDGVLQVVNKLFNIIRPNRAYFGKKDAQQLYLIKQMVKNFFFDIEIVECNTVREKDGLALSSRNIYLSEDERKRALSISKSLKRAAKLSATIKDTQKIKEEMLKILDVNELQYIAFVDRDFNYIKEIIPGNTIILIAAKVGETRLIDNIFI; translated from the coding sequence ATGAAAATTTTAAGCTCACCCGAAGAGGCCATTGAATACACAAAAAGCTTAAAAGGCAATATCGGTTTTGTACCAACAATGGGTGCTTTACATGAAGGACATTTAAGTTTAATTAAAAAAGCAAGAAATGAAAATGATTTTGTAATAGTATCAATTTTTGTAAATCCAACCCAATTTTTGCCGGGGGAAGATTTTAATAAATATCCAAGAAGAATGAAAGCTGATTTTGAAATATGTAGACGAGCAGGAGTAGATGCAGTGTTTACTCCAACACCTGAGAATATGTATAATGAAGATGAAATTTTAATAAAAGCTCCAAAAGTTAAAGGTTATATACTTGAAGGTTTTTTTAGACCAGGACATTTTGATGGAGTATTACAGGTAGTAAATAAACTTTTTAATATAATCCGCCCAAACCGCGCATATTTTGGTAAAAAAGATGCCCAGCAGCTATATCTAATAAAACAGATGGTAAAAAATTTCTTTTTTGATATTGAAATAGTTGAATGTAATACAGTAAGAGAAAAAGATGGCTTAGCACTTTCAAGCAGAAATATCTATTTAAGCGAAGATGAAAGAAAAAGAGCTTTAAGTATTTCAAAATCACTAAAAAGAGCTGCAAAACTTTCAGCTACTATTAAAGATACTCAAAAAATTAAAGAAGAGATGCTAAAAATTTTAGATGTAAACGAACTTCAGTATATTGCTTTTGTAGACAGGGATTTTAATTATATAAAAGAAATTATTCCAGGAAACACAATAATTTTAATTGCTGCAAAAGTTGGAGAAACAAGGCTTATTGATAATATTTTTATCTAA
- the prfB gene encoding peptide chain release factor 2, whose product MDAFEYSELSKELENKLNNIKAILKPDVIKKRLSEIEQMENEPEFWNDPKKSAKIQKEKNILLKKLNKYLEVEKELMDNNDMYELASAEEDEETLEEVFNEASKLKDKIRELEIEVMLSGENDSKNAIITIHPGAGGTESHDWASMLYRMYLRFAERKGWKVKVLDYQAGDEAGIKDAAILIEGDNAYGYLKAENGIHRLVRVSPFDSGGRRHTSFASVQVSPEIDDDIEIEIDEKDVRIDVFRASGAGGQHVNKTESAVRITHIPTGIVVSCQQDRSQHKNKEMAFKMLKSKLYEFEAEKRRAEEDGKPKDEMGWGHQIRSYVLFPYQQVKDNRSNKSYSKVDDILDGDLQEIIEDVLISEKEKS is encoded by the coding sequence ATGGACGCATTTGAATATTCTGAATTAAGTAAAGAACTCGAAAATAAACTTAATAACATAAAAGCTATTTTAAAACCAGATGTTATTAAAAAAAGACTCTCTGAAATTGAACAAATGGAAAACGAGCCTGAATTTTGGAATGATCCTAAAAAAAGCGCAAAAATTCAAAAAGAAAAAAATATTTTATTAAAAAAACTAAATAAATATCTTGAAGTTGAAAAAGAACTTATGGATAACAACGATATGTATGAGCTGGCCAGTGCCGAAGAAGACGAAGAAACACTGGAAGAAGTTTTTAATGAAGCTAGTAAATTAAAAGATAAAATAAGAGAGCTTGAAATTGAAGTTATGCTAAGCGGTGAAAATGATTCAAAAAATGCAATTATTACAATTCACCCAGGAGCCGGAGGGACTGAAAGTCATGACTGGGCAAGTATGCTTTATAGAATGTATTTAAGATTTGCTGAAAGAAAAGGCTGGAAGGTAAAAGTACTTGATTATCAGGCTGGAGATGAGGCCGGGATAAAAGATGCGGCTATTTTGATAGAAGGTGATAACGCCTACGGGTATTTAAAAGCTGAAAACGGAATTCACAGACTGGTAAGAGTGTCTCCGTTTGACAGTGGGGGCAGACGCCATACCTCTTTTGCATCTGTTCAGGTTTCTCCTGAGATTGATGATGATATAGAAATTGAAATTGATGAAAAAGATGTAAGAATAGATGTTTTTAGGGCAAGTGGTGCTGGAGGACAGCATGTAAATAAAACGGAAAGTGCTGTTAGAATTACTCATATTCCAACAGGAATTGTAGTTTCTTGCCAGCAGGATAGAAGTCAGCATAAAAATAAAGAAATGGCATTTAAAATGCTAAAATCAAAACTTTATGAATTTGAAGCTGAAAAAAGAAGAGCAGAAGAAGATGGAAAACCAAAAGATGAAATGGGCTGGGGACATCAAATTAGAAGCTATGTGTTATTTCCGTATCAGCAGGTAAAAGATAACAGAAGCAATAAGTCATATTCAAAAGTAGACGATATACTTGATGGGGATTTGCAGGAAATTATAGAAGATGTATTAATTAGTGAAAAGGAAAAAAGCTGA
- the tilS gene encoding tRNA lysidine(34) synthetase TilS: MEKLQNQNNLLAFSAGVDSTALFFYLLERNIPFDMATVNYHTRKESDEEVAYAKELAEKYNKKIYIKDCFLEKFSEKEARKCRYKFFEEIIKKFNYNTLILAHQLNDRFEWFLMQFGKGAGLNELIAMDKTEERDFYKIYRPFYNISRDEILTYLNESGVKYFYDKSNDDIKFVRNLIRHRFSNEFIKQFREGVKKSFEYLEKDKKLLFDKPIQRKKELFYFEKSNPKIDIRIADKIIKKLGALLTSKQREEILKTNFNCVIQGKIAIDNNEKFIYISPYIKTSMPKEFKEKMRKEKIPPKIRGYIFTFLK; this comes from the coding sequence TTGGAAAAATTACAAAATCAAAATAACCTTTTAGCTTTTTCAGCCGGAGTTGATTCTACAGCTCTGTTTTTTTATCTTCTTGAGAGAAATATTCCATTTGATATGGCTACTGTAAATTATCACACAAGAAAAGAGAGTGATGAAGAGGTTGCATATGCCAAAGAACTTGCTGAAAAATATAATAAAAAAATATATATAAAAGACTGTTTTTTAGAAAAATTCAGCGAAAAAGAGGCAAGAAAGTGCAGATATAAATTTTTTGAAGAAATTATAAAAAAATTTAATTATAATACACTTATTTTAGCACACCAGTTAAATGACAGGTTTGAATGGTTTTTAATGCAGTTTGGCAAAGGTGCGGGACTTAATGAATTAATAGCAATGGATAAAACGGAGGAGAGAGATTTTTATAAAATATATAGACCTTTTTATAATATATCTCGTGATGAAATATTAACATACTTAAATGAATCAGGTGTTAAATATTTTTACGATAAAAGCAATGACGACATAAAATTTGTAAGAAATTTAATCAGACACAGATTTTCAAATGAATTTATTAAACAATTTAGAGAAGGGGTTAAAAAAAGTTTTGAATATTTAGAGAAGGATAAAAAACTTTTATTTGATAAACCTATTCAAAGAAAAAAAGAACTATTTTATTTTGAAAAATCAAACCCTAAAATTGATATAAGAATAGCAGATAAAATTATTAAAAAATTAGGGGCTCTTTTAACATCCAAACAAAGGGAAGAAATATTAAAAACAAACTTTAACTGCGTAATTCAAGGAAAAATTGCTATAGATAATAATGAAAAATTTATTTATATATCACCTTATATTAAAACTTCAATGCCAAAAGAATTTAAAGAAAAAATGAGAAAAGAAAAAATTCCTCCAAAAATCAGGGGATATATTTTTACATTCTTAAAGTAG
- a CDS encoding DUF6701 domain-containing protein codes for MAFKITNKNTKFYLDGKYYDKFNTHPNTGYLGLIFNSDYGSNTDNEPNGQSIGTDVDEFEIYNTTLRKRSIRFIYKNEKSGKNYDGSERKCPTCEGTQETNGTFNAVDYFLGDCNAINNWDRNITTKIVNSDFNLTILAKDKDFKLKQILQKLIFMNIIQENICTNCGQTSPTGCLGISDVKINKAVKCIKVYIEGNVTNPINPIQESNSTDNFSIRPCKFEITNIPSNIKAGDEFNLTLKALDVNGNPSKDYNESVNINGASPDLEYNISKNNCDNGNLELVSGVNLTLKEVNGSEFSIADNDDTSDNDRLIVPAEAKISVSPHHFEVNATIQNYDNKFTYLDNDLNLYSILDINITAKNKNNKTTTNYNKDCYAKDIDINVSKILSPMPKLDKMKYYYIDAKDNKSNISSPDINKNLQIDYNDTNFTTDNNGSTKITLFINFDRNSSKPINPFDMNISEINVSDGVADGNITNIGKVLYYYGNVVLFDEKAQSDEFNTKKDYFIVYDKNESDNKLPSNNEILPDWYVNNYHSSKDGNISNDNIIVSSDYNASNKINGVEVSVNSIQNGKVTFHIKRTNSSINFAVVHLLEPNLKWLWYSKYGNDYNISPNSTCLNHFCFSITWENGEKGVIKSGEIKGTEANTTKVNETKRGVKIFR; via the coding sequence ATGGCATTTAAAATAACTAACAAAAATACGAAGTTTTATTTGGATGGGAAATATTATGATAAATTTAATACTCATCCTAATACAGGATATTTAGGGCTTATATTTAACAGTGATTATGGAAGCAATACAGACAATGAGCCAAACGGTCAGTCAATCGGAACTGATGTGGATGAATTTGAAATATACAATACCACATTAAGAAAAAGAAGTATTAGATTTATTTATAAAAATGAAAAGAGTGGAAAAAATTATGATGGAAGTGAAAGAAAATGCCCTACATGCGAAGGCACTCAGGAAACAAACGGAACTTTTAATGCAGTTGATTATTTTTTAGGTGATTGTAATGCTATAAATAATTGGGATAGAAATATAACTACAAAAATTGTAAATAGTGATTTTAATTTAACAATACTGGCAAAAGATAAAGATTTCAAATTGAAGCAAATATTACAAAAGTTGATTTTTATGAATATAATTCAAGAAAATATTTGTACTAACTGTGGCCAAACTTCTCCTACCGGCTGTCTGGGTATTTCTGATGTTAAAATAAATAAAGCTGTAAAATGTATAAAAGTCTATATTGAGGGAAACGTTACAAATCCTATTAATCCGATTCAAGAGAGTAATTCAACCGATAATTTTTCAATTAGGCCTTGTAAGTTTGAAATAACAAATATTCCTTCAAATATTAAAGCCGGGGATGAGTTTAATTTAACCCTAAAAGCTTTAGATGTTAACGGTAATCCTTCAAAAGATTATAATGAAAGCGTAAATATTAATGGAGCTAGTCCCGATTTGGAATACAATATTTCAAAAAATAATTGTGATAACGGAAATTTAGAATTAGTTAGTGGTGTTAATTTGACGCTTAAAGAAGTAAATGGCAGTGAATTTTCAATTGCTGATAATGATGACACTTCTGATAATGATAGGCTAATAGTGCCTGCAGAAGCTAAAATTTCAGTTTCTCCTCATCATTTTGAAGTAAATGCAACTATTCAAAATTATGATAATAAATTTACCTATTTAGATAATGATTTAAATTTATATTCAATTTTGGATATTAATATTACTGCAAAAAATAAAAACAATAAAACCACAACGAATTATAATAAAGATTGTTATGCAAAAGATATTGATATAAATGTTTCTAAAATTTTATCTCCTATGCCTAAATTGGATAAAATGAAATATTATTACATTGATGCAAAAGATAATAAATCAAATATTTCTTCTCCGGATATTAACAAAAACCTTCAAATTGATTATAATGATACAAATTTTACAACAGATAATAATGGTTCAACTAAAATAACACTTTTTATTAATTTTGATAGAAACTCTTCAAAACCAATAAATCCGTTTGATATGAATATAAGTGAAATAAATGTAAGTGATGGTGTGGCTGATGGAAATATCACAAATATAGGAAAAGTTCTTTATTATTATGGAAATGTTGTGCTTTTTGACGAAAAGGCTCAAAGTGATGAATTTAATACAAAAAAAGATTATTTTATAGTTTATGACAAAAATGAAAGTGATAATAAACTACCTTCAAATAATGAAATACTGCCTGATTGGTATGTAAATAATTACCATTCTTCAAAAGATGGAAATATAAGCAACGATAATATTATTGTCTCAAGTGATTATAACGCTTCTAATAAAATAAATGGTGTTGAGGTAAGTGTGAATTCTATTCAAAATGGAAAAGTTACTTTTCATATTAAAAGAACTAATTCGTCTATTAATTTTGCGGTTGTGCATTTGCTTGAACCAAATCTAAAATGGCTTTGGTATTCAAAATATGGAAATGATTACAACATTTCACCTAACTCTACCTGTTTAAATCATTTCTGTTTTAGCATAACATGGGAAAACGGAGAAAAAGGGGTTATTAAAAGCGGAGAAATAAAAGGAACCGAGGCAAATACTACAAAAGTAAATGAAACAAAAAGGGGGGTTAAAATATTTAGATAA
- the rimO gene encoding 30S ribosomal protein S12 methylthiotransferase RimO — protein sequence MKKLYLASLGCVKNLIDSEVMLGKLKNYSLTQNPNEADVIIVNTCGFIEAAKEESIETILTLANEKKENALLVVTGCLSERYKNILPREIPEVDIWSGVGDFNKIDELIENKKSQFTPNVYLIHNEDRVITGSSYHAYIKLSEGCNQKCAFCAIPNFKGKLNSRPIEEIVDEIKRLKSQGFRDFSLASQDSSSYLRDYGIRDGLERLIDEIDKIKGITVRILYLYPATTTKKLISRIFDSSVVENYFDMPIQHISEKMLKIMKRNSSVKKLKSLLEEMRKEFSFVRTSVIVGHPGESEEDFNELKKFLKEYQFDRVNVFAYSDEEDTAAFKRKDKISQQIIEKRLFEIEEVVKETTINSLKKYIGKTCKCYFDGLTEDNLFYSVRPKLWAPDVDGDVLINESEVENLEVGNLYNVEIQELAGDELIGKITKSK from the coding sequence TTGAAAAAATTATACTTAGCATCTCTTGGCTGTGTAAAAAATTTAATAGATTCAGAAGTAATGCTTGGCAAACTTAAAAACTATTCATTAACACAAAACCCGAATGAAGCGGATGTAATAATTGTTAATACCTGCGGATTTATAGAAGCAGCAAAAGAAGAGAGTATTGAAACTATTTTAACTCTTGCAAATGAAAAAAAAGAAAATGCCCTTTTAGTAGTTACAGGATGTCTTAGTGAAAGGTATAAAAATATTTTGCCAAGAGAGATTCCAGAAGTTGATATTTGGAGTGGGGTTGGGGATTTTAATAAAATTGATGAATTGATTGAAAATAAAAAGTCTCAGTTTACTCCAAACGTATATTTAATTCATAATGAAGATAGGGTTATTACAGGTAGCAGTTACCATGCTTATATAAAACTTAGCGAAGGATGCAATCAAAAGTGTGCTTTTTGTGCTATTCCAAACTTTAAAGGAAAATTAAATTCCCGTCCTATTGAAGAAATAGTTGATGAAATAAAAAGACTAAAATCGCAAGGCTTTAGAGATTTTTCACTTGCCTCTCAAGATAGTAGCTCATATCTAAGGGATTATGGAATTAGAGATGGACTTGAGAGATTAATAGATGAAATAGATAAAATTAAAGGTATAACAGTTAGGATTTTATACCTTTACCCTGCCACCACAACTAAAAAACTGATTAGTAGGATATTTGATTCAAGCGTAGTGGAAAATTACTTTGATATGCCAATACAACATATTAGTGAAAAAATGCTTAAAATTATGAAAAGAAATTCAAGTGTTAAAAAATTAAAATCACTTCTTGAAGAGATGAGAAAAGAATTTTCATTTGTTAGAACTTCCGTTATTGTAGGCCATCCGGGAGAAAGTGAAGAAGATTTTAACGAGCTTAAAAAATTTTTAAAAGAGTATCAGTTTGATAGGGTAAATGTTTTTGCATATTCAGACGAAGAAGATACGGCCGCTTTTAAAAGAAAAGATAAAATATCTCAACAAATTATTGAAAAAAGACTCTTTGAAATAGAAGAAGTTGTAAAAGAAACCACAATAAACTCTCTTAAAAAATATATTGGAAAAACCTGTAAATGTTATTTTGACGGCTTAACGGAAGATAACCTTTTTTACAGTGTCCGCCCTAAACTCTGGGCACCTGATGTTGATGGAGATGTTTTAATAAACGAAAGCGAAGTTGAAAATCTTGAAGTTGGTAATTTATACAATGTAGAAATACAAGAATTAGCAGGAGATGAATTAATTGGAAAAATTACAAAATCAAAATAA